Proteins from a genomic interval of Gadus macrocephalus chromosome 2, ASM3116895v1:
- the LOC132451116 gene encoding G2/M phase-specific E3 ubiquitin-protein ligase-like has translation MYAIRNKFPLTFCDRLLMLEVQSSLGIFEGRPGELFFSYDLQALDQNKFYTAGKLTAWSIIHNGPGLRCLNNSLFALMCNQEVDLTNLDLGLLPIESDDQSKIDQIKTCSTEEDLETLKQVCGDWIAGCGVPTVYTANLQDLPRVLNRVVAHFIFHRVASMIQQFTAGMNSCGRFWDLVKSYWRQFVPVFTHTGEKLTRHKLLSLFIKARSEEGSNRWEMEESTLYLFEDWLLAIEGAWYCKILNYFLAL, from the exons ATGTATGCTATTCGAAACAAATTTCCCTTAACATTTTGTGACAGGTTGCTGATGCTCGAGGTCCAGAGCTCCCTGGGGATCTTTGAGGGAAGGCCTGGAGAGCTTTTTTTTTCATACGATCTGCAAGCCCTGGACCAGAATAAGTTCTATACAGCGGGAAAACTTACGGCCTGGTCCATTATCCACAATGGACCAGGCCTCCGTTGTCTCAATAATTCCCTGTTTGCACTCATGTGCAACCAGGAGGTGGACCTCACAAATTTGGACCTTGGGCTTCTCCCAATTGAGAGTGATGACCAGAGCAAGATAGACCAG ATTAAGACCTGCAGCACAGAGGAGGACCTGGAGACCCTAAAACAGGTGTGTGGGGACTGGATTGCTGGCTGTGGTGTACCAACAGTCTACACGGCCAACCTCCAGGATCTCCCACGAGTCCTTAACCGAGTTGTGGCGCATTTCATTTTTCATCG AGTCGCAAGCATGATCCAGCAATTTACTGCTGGCATGAATTCTTGTGGCCGATTCTGGGACCTGGTCAAGTCCTACTGGAGGCAGTTTGTTCCGGTCTTCACCCACACTGGGGAAAAACTCACCCGGCACAAACTGCTGTCGCTTTTTATCAAAGCAAGGAGCGAGGAAGGAAGCAACAGGTGGGAGATGGAGGAAAGCACCCTCTACCTATTTGAGGACTGGCTGTTGGCCATTGAAGGTGCGTGGTATTGTAAAATTCTGAATTACTTTTTGGCATTGTAA